A stretch of Anas acuta chromosome 3, bAnaAcu1.1, whole genome shotgun sequence DNA encodes these proteins:
- the LOC137854891 gene encoding interleukin-17F-like, with the protein MAFASYAAVFRSLLLVLVLALTVRSSPHRRVAHPQPSNGGSERLNGDCQKDPKFPTTVKVDVRISRSDSAFKIIHDVRNRSLAPWDYRLDKDPNRFPQVIADAKCRLSGCVNSLGQEDRSLNSVPIKQEILVLRREQQGCPPTYRLEKKLITVGCTCAAPVVRYQS; encoded by the exons ATGGCTTTTGCCAGCTATGCTGCAGTG TTCAGGTCACTCCTTTTGGTGCTGGTTCTAGCACTCACCGTAAGGAGCTCACCCCACAGGAGGGTAGCTCATCCTCAACCCAGCAACGGTGGCTCTGAGAGACTTAATGGAGACTGCCAGAAGGATCCCAAATTCCCCACAACGGTGAAAGTTGACGTTCGCATCAGCCGTTCAGATTCTGCCTTTAAGATAATCCATGATGTCAGGAACCGGTCTCTCGCTCCTTGGGATTACAG GCTCGACAAGGACCCCAACCGCTTCCCCCAGGTGATCGCTGATGCTAAGTGCCGCCTCTCTGGCTGCGTGAACTCACTGGGGCAGGAGGACCGCAGCCTCAACTCCGTCCCCATCAAACAGGAGATCCTCGTCCTCCGccgggagcagcagggctgcccgcCCACCTACCGCCTGGAGAAGAAACTCATCACGGTGGGATGCACGTGTGCTGCTCCGGTCGTCCGCTACCAGTCCTAG
- the IL17A gene encoding interleukin-17A: MHPATFSLTEPSTSISCSKKRKMSPTLRASLSSSLLLVLLAMLSASSSAYGKVIRPGLKPESLFKQADAGCLTQKDAKFPQTVRVNISISNMNQDNKVTLDISKRSLSPWDYRIDEDHNRFPQVIADAECRYSRCVNSAGQLDHSLNSIPINQEILVLRRELKGCHHSYRLEKKIITVGCTCVTPLIQHQA, from the exons ATGCACCCAGCCACCTTCAGTTTGACAGAGCCCAGCACAAGCATCAGCTGCAGTAAGAAGAGGAAGATGTCTCCAACCCTTCGTGCTTCTCTG TCCAGCTCTCTGCTGTTagtgctgctggccatgctgtcAGCCAGCAGTTCTGCCTACGGGAAGGTGATACGGCCCGGGCTCAAGCCGGAGAGCCTCTTCAAGCAAGCAGATGCTGGATGCCTGACCCAAAAAGATGCCAAATTCCCTCAAACTGTGAGAGTCAACATAAGCATCAGCAACATGAACCAGGATAACAAAGTGACTCTTGATATCAGCAAACGTTCGCTGTCTCCCTGGGATTACAG GATCGATGAGGACCACAACCGCTTCCCCCAGGTGATTGCTGATGCTGAGTGCCGCTACTCCAGGTGTGTGAACTCAGCCGGGCAGCTGGACCACAGCCTCAACTCCATCCCCATCAATCAGGAGATCCTCGTCCTTCGCCGGGAGCTGAAAGGCTGCCACCACTCATACCGGCTGGAGAAGAAAATTATCACCGTGGGCTGCACTTGTGTCACCCCCTTGATCCAGCACCAGGCTTAA